In the genome of Streptomyces aquilus, the window GAGCCGACGATCACGCCGTCGGCGAAGCCGGCCACCTCGGCGGCCTGCGCCGCGTTGGAGACGCCGAGCCCGACGCAGACGGGCAGGTCGCCGCCGACGGCGCGGGTGCGCTCGACCAGGTCCTGCGCCTGCGCGCCCACCGACTCCCGGGTGCCGGTGACACCCATCAGCGAGGCGGCGTACACGAACCCGCTGCCCGCCGCGGTGATCTGCGCGAGCCGCTCGTCCTTGCTGCTGGGCGCCACGACGAAGACGGTCGCGAGGCCGTGCTTCTCGGCGTGCTCCCGCCACAGCGCCGACTCCTGCACGGGCAGGTCGGGCAGGATGCACCCGGCACCGCCCGCTTCCGCGAGCTCGGCGGTGAAGCGCTCGACGCCGTAGCGGTCGATCGGGTTCCAGTACGTCATCACGAGCACCGGCTTCCCGGTGGCCGCGTACGCCTCCTTCACCGTCCGCATGACATCGGCGATCTTGACGCCGCCGCGCAGGGCGATGTCGTCGGCGGTCTGGATGACGGGACCGTCGAGGACCGGGTCGCTGTGCGGCAGCCCGACCTCGACGACGTCGGCTCCGCCGTCGAAGACGGCCTTGATCGCCTCGATGCCGCCGTCCACGGTCGGGAACCCGGCCGGGAGGTAGGCGATGAGCGCGGAGCGCCCCTCGGCCCTGGCACCGGCGAGGGTGTCCGACAGCAGCTGAATGTTCCCGCTCACTTGGCGTCCCCCTCGATCTCGGCGAGGTCGGCGGCGTCGGCCGCGACCTCGGCGTCGGTGTCGTACAGGCCGAAGTAGCGCGCGGCCGTGTCCATGTCCTTGTCGCCGCGGCCGGACAGGTTGACGATGATCAGCCCGTCCTTGCCGAGCTCCTTGCCGACCTCCAGGGCGCCGGCCAGCGCGTGGGCGCTCTCGATGGCCGGGATGATGCCCTCGGTGCGGGACAGCAGGCGCAGGGCCTGCATGGCCGCGTCGTCGGTGACCGCGCGGTACTCGCCCCGGCCGGAGTCCTTGAGGTAGGAGTGCTCGGGGCCGATGCCCGGGTAGTCCAGACCGGCCGAAATCGAGTACGGCTCGGTGATCTGGCCCTCCTCGTCCTGGAGGACGTAGGAACGGGAGCCGTGCAGGATGCCGGGCTCGCCCGCGGTCAGGGTGGCCGCGTGCTCGCCGGTCTCCACGCCGTGCCCGGCGGGCTCGCAGCCGATGAGGCGTACGCCGGTGTCCGGGATGAAGGCGTGGAACAGGCCGATGGCGTTGGAGCCGCCGCCGACGCAGGCGATCGCCGCGTCGGGGAGCCGGCCGGCCCGCTCCAGGATCTGGCGGCGGGCCTCGACGCCGATGACGCGGTGGAAGTCGCGGACCATCGCCGGGAAGGGGTGCGGGCCGGCGACCGTACCGAAGAGGTAGTGGGTGTGGTCGACGTTGGCGACCCAGTCGCGGAACGCCTCGTTGATCGCGTCCTTCAGCGTGCGACTGCCGGACTTCACGGCGATGACCTCGGCGCCGAGCATCCGCATCCGGGCCACGTTGAGGGCCTGGCGCTGGGTGTCGATCTCGCCCATGTAGATGGTGCATTCGAGGCCGAACAGCGCGCAGGCGGTGGCGGTGGCCACGCCGTGCTGACCGGCGCCGGTCTCGGCGATGACGCGCGTCTTGCCCATGCGCTTGGTGAGCAGCGCCTGGCCGAGCACGTTGTTGATCTTGTGGGAGCCGGTGTGGTTGAGGTCCTCCCGCTTCAGGAAGATCCGGGCGCCACCGGCGTGTTCGGCGAACCTCGGTACCTCGGTGAGGGAGCTGGGGCGGCCGGTGTAGTGGACCAGCAGGTCGTCGAGCTCGCGGGCGAACTCGGGGTCATGCTTGGCCTTGTCGTACTCGACGGCGACCTCGTCCACGGCGGCGACGAGGGCCTCCGGGATGAACTTGCCGCCGAAGTCGCCGAAGTAGCCTTCGGCGGTCGGTACTTGACCCTGGGGGTCGGGGATGAAGAACTCGCTGGGCATGCGGAAACCTCACGGTGAGTGATGTGTGAACAGCACTGTTCGCCGTGGGGGCGGGGGTGATCAGTTGGCTGCGGACCCGTAGTGGCTGGTCGCGCAGTTCCCCGCGCCCCTGACGGGGCGCTGCTGCCATCGCATGCCGTTCACTTGCCCCGGCTCATCACCGATCACGTACCGCACCCTGCGGCCGTGCACCCTGCGTGCCGGCGCACGGCAACCCCGCGGGCGGCAGCCGCGCGCGAGGCGGGCGTACCGGTCCACGGTCGTCAGGGTCAGTGAGAGAGTCATCGGGGCAAGCCTACCGAAAGATCATCCGCGCCCGTGCCGAAGCGCGGGATGTGCGCCCGCCGCCACCAGGTCCGCCACCGCCGTCTTCGGGTCCTTGCCCGTCACCAGGGACTCGCCCACCAGGACCGCGTCGGCGCCGGCGTTGGCGTAGGCGATGAGGTCGTGGGGGCCGCGGACGCCGGACTCGGCGACCTTGACGATGTGGTCGGGGATCTCGGGGGCGACGCGCTCGAAGGTGCCGCGGTCGACTTCCAGGGTCTTGAGGTTGCGGGCGTTGACGCCGATGATCTTCGCGCCGGCGTCCACGGCACGCTCGACCTCGTCCTCGTCGTGGACCTCGACGAGCGGGGTGAGTCCGATGGACACCGCGCGCTCGATGAGGGACTCCAGGGCGGGCTGTTCGAGGGCGGCCACGATCAGCAGGGCGAGGTCGGCGCCGTAGGCCCGGGCCTCCCACAGCTGGTACGACGTGACGATGAAGTCCTTGCGCAGGACCGGGATGTCCACGCGCGCGCGGACGGCCTCCAGGTCGGCCAGCGAGCCGCCGAAGCGGCGCTGTTCGGTGAGGACGGAGATGACGGCGGCGCCGCCCGCCTCGTAGTCGGCGGCCAGGCCCGCCGGGTCGGCGATCGCGGCCAGCGCGCCCTTGGAGGGGCTGGACCGCTTGACCTCGCAGATGACCTTGACGCCGTCGCCGCGCAGTGCGGCCACGCCGTCCTTCGCCGCGGGAGCCTTCGCCGCGCGCTCCTTGAGCTCGTCGAGGCTGACGCGCGCCTGCCGCTCCGCGAGGTCGGCACGGACTCCGTCGATGATCTCGTCGAGCACACTCACGCGAGCGGCCCCCTTCCAGACGGTTGACAGTTCCAGCGACCGGTGGGAAAAGGCGGTCACTGCGATGGTATCCGCAGGAGGGCGTAGGCCTCGCATCCGGTTGACGGCGGTCCCACTACCTGGACGTTCGCCCATTGATCAAGGATGCAGCCAGCCACCGAACGGCAGGTTCCGGACAACGGTGAAGACCAGCAGCAACGCGCCCAGCGTCCACAGGTGGACCGGGCCGAGGTCGATGCGCAGCGGTCGTCCGCGCGCCGCACGGACCACCCAGACGGTCCACAGCACCGCGAAGCCCAGATAGCCGAGAACGGCCGGGGCGTTGGCCTGGAGCGCCGCCATGACGTCCCCGTGGGCGAAGGCGTGCGCGCTGCGCAGTCCGCCGCAGCCGGGGCAGTACAGGCCGGTGTAGCGCAGGAGCGGGCAGACGGGATAGTGGCCGGGCTCGTTGGGGTCCACCGCGGCCACGTAGGCGAAGGCTCCGGCGACGGCCGTGAGGACGCCGGCGGGCACGGCCAGACGGCTCAGCACGCGCGTGTGGGTCAGCACCCTCTCGCTGTCGGCGTTCACGCCTCGCATTGTGCCCCGCTCGGCCCCGGACGCGCGTGAGGGGCGGCTCCGGCACTTTCGCCGGTCCGCCCCTCCACGAGGTGGCTGCTGCCGCTCTCAGCCCTTGGCGCTCGCCGGCTCCGGCTGCGAGGCGAGGAGGTCCTTGTGGGCGTCCTTCGGCTGGCCC includes:
- the trpA gene encoding tryptophan synthase subunit alpha; the protein is MSGNIQLLSDTLAGARAEGRSALIAYLPAGFPTVDGGIEAIKAVFDGGADVVEVGLPHSDPVLDGPVIQTADDIALRGGVKIADVMRTVKEAYAATGKPVLVMTYWNPIDRYGVERFTAELAEAGGAGCILPDLPVQESALWREHAEKHGLATVFVVAPSSKDERLAQITAAGSGFVYAASLMGVTGTRESVGAQAQDLVERTRAVGGDLPVCVGLGVSNAAQAAEVAGFADGVIVGSAFVKRMLDAPDDKAGVEAVRELAGDLAKGVRGQA
- the trpB gene encoding tryptophan synthase subunit beta, giving the protein MPSEFFIPDPQGQVPTAEGYFGDFGGKFIPEALVAAVDEVAVEYDKAKHDPEFARELDDLLVHYTGRPSSLTEVPRFAEHAGGARIFLKREDLNHTGSHKINNVLGQALLTKRMGKTRVIAETGAGQHGVATATACALFGLECTIYMGEIDTQRQALNVARMRMLGAEVIAVKSGSRTLKDAINEAFRDWVANVDHTHYLFGTVAGPHPFPAMVRDFHRVIGVEARRQILERAGRLPDAAIACVGGGSNAIGLFHAFIPDTGVRLIGCEPAGHGVETGEHAATLTAGEPGILHGSRSYVLQDEEGQITEPYSISAGLDYPGIGPEHSYLKDSGRGEYRAVTDDAAMQALRLLSRTEGIIPAIESAHALAGALEVGKELGKDGLIIVNLSGRGDKDMDTAARYFGLYDTDAEVAADAADLAEIEGDAK
- the trpM gene encoding tryptophan biosynthesis modulator TrpM; the protein is MTLSLTLTTVDRYARLARGCRPRGCRAPARRVHGRRVRYVIGDEPGQVNGMRWQQRPVRGAGNCATSHYGSAAN
- the trpC gene encoding indole-3-glycerol phosphate synthase TrpC, whose product is MSVLDEIIDGVRADLAERQARVSLDELKERAAKAPAAKDGVAALRGDGVKVICEVKRSSPSKGALAAIADPAGLAADYEAGGAAVISVLTEQRRFGGSLADLEAVRARVDIPVLRKDFIVTSYQLWEARAYGADLALLIVAALEQPALESLIERAVSIGLTPLVEVHDEDEVERAVDAGAKIIGVNARNLKTLEVDRGTFERVAPEIPDHIVKVAESGVRGPHDLIAYANAGADAVLVGESLVTGKDPKTAVADLVAAGAHPALRHGRG
- a CDS encoding DUF2752 domain-containing protein, encoding MRGVNADSERVLTHTRVLSRLAVPAGVLTAVAGAFAYVAAVDPNEPGHYPVCPLLRYTGLYCPGCGGLRSAHAFAHGDVMAALQANAPAVLGYLGFAVLWTVWVVRAARGRPLRIDLGPVHLWTLGALLLVFTVVRNLPFGGWLHP